One genomic region from Flagellimonas oceani encodes:
- a CDS encoding RagB/SusD family nutrient uptake outer membrane protein, with the protein MKTRQTDFMMKWNASILKYFLLLLPILGVLGCTDFVEVDPPKNVLVSQTVFNDPATVESALADLYFKMRETGMVSGNVGLTTRMALYSDELDYYGSDPQLLEFYQNRVLPPNTELLGWWSEAYTVIYGANAILDGLEDASLDTEEQQKFRGQALFVRAFMHSLLASVFGDVPYVTSTDYRVNNKVSRVSKDLVYENSMVDLEEAIALMEDISIANGERTFIDHFTAKALLARMYLLTEQWELAAGQASDLIAAFGLEEDLDKVFLKESGETIWQLRHGHLPGNTQEANRLIITSVPGQTFAMTESLLSAFEAGDLRRTAWVDSISDAENTVTFFFPYKYKARFNVTESLEYAIQFRLAEQYLIRAEALLALGNLMGARNDLNTIRSRAGLPNTTANTVDELFSAILAERRIELFAEQGDRWFDLKRSGKATEVLGSLKPNWEETDVLLPVPESELDTNPNLLPQNQGY; encoded by the coding sequence ATGAAAACAAGACAAACCGATTTTATGATGAAATGGAACGCTTCGATTTTGAAATATTTCCTGCTGCTCCTTCCGATTTTGGGAGTATTGGGCTGTACGGATTTTGTGGAAGTAGATCCCCCAAAGAACGTATTGGTCTCCCAGACCGTATTTAATGATCCTGCGACGGTGGAGTCTGCCTTGGCAGACCTTTATTTTAAGATGCGGGAGACAGGAATGGTCTCCGGAAATGTGGGGCTGACCACTCGAATGGCCCTCTATAGCGATGAACTGGACTATTATGGTTCCGATCCGCAACTGTTGGAATTCTACCAAAACCGGGTACTGCCCCCAAATACGGAACTACTTGGTTGGTGGAGCGAGGCCTATACGGTAATTTATGGGGCCAATGCCATTTTGGACGGACTGGAGGACGCTTCTTTAGATACTGAAGAACAGCAAAAGTTTCGGGGACAGGCCTTGTTTGTGCGTGCCTTTATGCACAGCCTTTTGGCATCCGTTTTTGGGGATGTGCCCTACGTGACCTCAACGGATTATCGAGTGAACAATAAGGTGTCACGGGTATCCAAGGATTTGGTGTACGAAAATAGTATGGTGGATTTGGAGGAAGCCATAGCGCTGATGGAGGATATCTCCATTGCCAATGGGGAACGGACTTTTATCGATCATTTTACCGCAAAAGCGCTCTTGGCACGCATGTATCTGTTGACCGAACAGTGGGAGTTGGCAGCGGGTCAGGCCTCTGATCTGATAGCAGCTTTTGGTCTGGAGGAAGATTTGGATAAGGTATTCCTCAAGGAATCCGGGGAGACCATCTGGCAATTGCGCCATGGGCACCTGCCTGGCAATACCCAAGAGGCCAATCGATTAATCATCACTTCCGTTCCTGGACAGACTTTTGCCATGACCGAAAGCTTGTTGTCCGCCTTTGAGGCTGGGGACCTCCGAAGAACAGCATGGGTCGATAGCATATCGGATGCCGAAAATACCGTAACCTTCTTTTTTCCCTATAAGTATAAGGCCCGATTTAATGTGACCGAATCCTTGGAATATGCCATTCAGTTCCGATTGGCGGAACAATACCTGATACGGGCGGAAGCCTTGCTTGCCTTGGGAAATTTAATGGGGGCACGTAATGACCTCAATACAATCCGTAGCCGGGCAGGGCTGCCCAATACCACGGCCAATACCGTGGATGAGCTTTTCTCGGCTATTCTGGCCGAACGTAGGATCGAACTGTTTGCCGAGCAGGGAGATCGTTGGTTCGATTTGAAAAGAAGCGGTAAGGCAACGGAAGTATTGGGGAGCCTAAAGCCCAATTGGGAAGAAACCGATGTGTTGCTTCCAGTTCCTGAGAGCGAATTGGATACCAACCCCAACTTATTGCCACAAAATCAAGGATATTAA
- a CDS encoding zinc-dependent metalloprotease has protein sequence MKYILWIWALSLMPLLGWSQNANYTDSGELVSTAAPFLDASLEEGRLYMELPVTSLEEPMLLTRIGRLSRYDQKQVVFRKSGNQLVLEETRVWSETGIWIALQNDPDLERNILGVFPILQEHGAGYRFDITDMLFDRSVGWGAVSSDPMVPALNKLIGVKLLDDELMIKMQLGHQKESAKIIQPVHYSFLKLAPPMEPRRFDYRMGFWNESRTMGQHLNNYVASIARWRLEKKHKDRKMSVPIKPITFTLSPDIPKKWRPYVKAGIEEWLPAFEAAGFKDAIVVKEVDSLDSWSAYSLGHSIVRWFSDENIRYFGEKRGGGTVTYVIDQRSGELIKTDVLLRSGYEHRMDQYFIRCAALDKRAQTYPFPDELLGELIQSVTAHETGHALGIKDNNFGENQYPVEKMGDEAWLRNMGHTPSIMTYARHNNMAQPEDNIPPSLLVQKVGPTDAYYIRWAYETFPESMSKEQQADSLERIIRLQDTIPWYRLANSQGDTMGPAVTNEVVEVRDPVQGAVLGLKNLERAMELLPSINRNRKDYVRIERIHERAISLWYHLVRRVFSMVGGYEIFYRSMDQQGGNMFDPIPLQTQKEGLDYLLQQVFDPPKWLAYPTFKTYIRVTTHPDLLLSRQQMLLREMLKSRFMKRLQHMETMDGYEGVMKNYLEQLQNVLFSELKEGAVSVDPRKQGLQLSYIDWMKKAIDKEAADIHPQQQLFVHTDYAKGLMKEQLMRLQQQLEDKITDKKDTVLKGHWGHCLATLEERVSP, from the coding sequence ATGAAATACATTTTATGGATATGGGCGCTTAGTTTGATGCCCTTACTGGGATGGTCCCAAAATGCGAATTATACCGATAGTGGTGAATTGGTTTCCACGGCAGCACCTTTCTTGGATGCTTCCTTGGAAGAGGGGAGGCTCTATATGGAGCTTCCCGTAACCAGCTTGGAAGAGCCAATGCTCTTAACACGTATCGGGCGATTGTCGCGGTATGATCAAAAACAGGTCGTCTTTCGAAAGTCAGGGAACCAGCTCGTTTTGGAGGAGACCAGGGTGTGGTCGGAAACAGGGATATGGATTGCCCTGCAAAATGATCCTGATTTGGAACGGAATATTTTAGGGGTCTTTCCGATTTTGCAAGAACATGGAGCGGGGTATCGTTTTGATATCACCGATATGCTGTTCGATCGTTCCGTTGGTTGGGGAGCCGTATCCTCCGATCCCATGGTCCCTGCCCTCAATAAGCTTATTGGGGTAAAATTGTTGGACGACGAACTGATGATCAAAATGCAATTGGGACATCAGAAGGAAAGTGCCAAAATTATACAGCCCGTACATTATAGTTTTCTGAAGTTGGCGCCTCCTATGGAGCCACGGAGGTTTGATTATCGGATGGGGTTTTGGAACGAGTCCAGAACGATGGGACAACACCTGAACAACTATGTGGCGAGCATTGCCCGTTGGCGATTGGAGAAAAAACACAAGGACAGGAAGATGAGTGTGCCCATTAAACCGATTACCTTTACGCTCTCCCCGGATATTCCCAAAAAATGGAGGCCCTACGTCAAGGCCGGTATCGAGGAGTGGCTGCCCGCCTTCGAAGCGGCCGGCTTCAAGGATGCTATTGTGGTCAAAGAAGTGGATTCTTTAGATTCATGGTCGGCCTATAGCCTGGGACATTCCATCGTACGTTGGTTTAGCGACGAGAACATTAGGTATTTCGGTGAAAAGCGTGGTGGTGGAACGGTCACCTATGTCATCGATCAGCGTTCAGGGGAACTGATCAAGACCGATGTGCTTTTGCGATCAGGCTATGAACATCGTATGGACCAATATTTTATCAGATGTGCCGCATTGGACAAAAGGGCACAAACCTATCCCTTTCCGGATGAACTGTTGGGAGAACTGATTCAATCCGTAACGGCCCATGAGACGGGACATGCCTTGGGCATAAAGGACAATAACTTTGGGGAAAATCAGTATCCTGTCGAAAAAATGGGAGATGAAGCGTGGCTTCGGAACATGGGACATACCCCAAGTATCATGACCTATGCCCGCCATAACAATATGGCCCAGCCTGAGGATAACATACCTCCTTCACTCTTGGTACAAAAAGTAGGGCCAACCGATGCCTATTATATCCGATGGGCCTATGAAACGTTTCCGGAATCCATGTCCAAGGAGCAGCAGGCCGATAGTCTGGAGCGTATCATTCGTTTGCAGGACACCATTCCATGGTACCGCTTGGCCAACTCCCAAGGAGATACCATGGGACCCGCAGTGACAAATGAGGTGGTGGAGGTCCGAGATCCGGTCCAAGGGGCGGTATTGGGCCTAAAGAACTTGGAACGCGCTATGGAACTATTGCCCAGCATCAACCGTAATAGAAAGGATTACGTCCGTATCGAACGGATTCATGAAAGGGCCATTTCCCTATGGTACCATTTGGTGCGGCGCGTGTTTTCTATGGTAGGGGGCTATGAGATTTTTTATAGATCAATGGACCAACAAGGGGGGAATATGTTCGATCCGATACCCCTGCAGACCCAAAAGGAGGGCTTGGATTATCTGCTGCAACAGGTCTTTGACCCACCCAAGTGGTTGGCCTATCCGACATTCAAAACCTATATCAGGGTAACGACACATCCAGATCTTCTGCTCAGTAGGCAACAGATGTTGTTAAGGGAAATGCTCAAGTCAAGATTTATGAAACGCTTGCAGCATATGGAAACTATGGATGGATACGAGGGTGTCATGAAAAACTATTTGGAACAGTTACAGAATGTACTGTTTAGCGAGCTCAAAGAAGGGGCGGTATCCGTAGATCCCAGAAAACAAGGGCTACAGTTGAGCTATATCGATTGGATGAAAAAAGCCATTGATAAGGAAGCAGCTGATATCCACCCGCAGCAACAATTGTTTGTGCATACAGATTATGCCAAAGGCTTGATGAAGGAACAACTGATGCGATTGCAACAGCAATTGGAGGATAAGATAACTGATAAAAAAGATACGGTACTGAAGGGACATTGGGGGCATTGTTTGGCCACCTTGGAGGAAAGAGTGAGCCCTTAA
- a CDS encoding DUF6520 family protein, with translation MKTSFLKIVLPAFAIVMAVGLAFATEDSNSSYVGYIATPFGVQQIQTDCPDTGELLCFEGANQVYNDPGLTDPRRDWQ, from the coding sequence ATGAAAACAAGTTTTTTAAAAATCGTTCTACCGGCCTTCGCCATTGTAATGGCGGTCGGTCTGGCCTTTGCCACGGAGGACAGCAATAGCTCCTATGTAGGATATATTGCAACTCCGTTCGGAGTTCAACAGATCCAGACGGATTGTCCCGATACCGGTGAGTTGTTGTGCTTTGAAGGGGCTAATCAGGTGTACAATGATCCTGGACTTACCGATCCAAGACGTGATTGGCAATAA
- a CDS encoding MauE/DoxX family redox-associated membrane protein, which yields MKTVSRHKKTIIDIISILFLVLFVYTASSKLLDLGLFELRLGRMPYIAPYASLLSWSVPLLELVIAGLLLLPKLRIIGLYASGILLTLFTIYIIAVLQFSDDIPCSCGGVLAALRWDDHIVFNAICMALALTAIVLNKKQHKTSNG from the coding sequence ATGAAAACAGTATCCAGACATAAGAAAACCATCATAGATATCATCTCCATCCTATTCCTTGTGCTGTTTGTCTACACAGCCAGCAGCAAATTGTTGGACCTTGGACTGTTTGAACTGCGGTTGGGCCGTATGCCCTATATCGCGCCATACGCCAGTCTTTTGAGTTGGAGTGTACCCTTATTGGAATTGGTGATCGCCGGACTATTGTTACTTCCCAAATTACGGATAATCGGTCTGTACGCCAGCGGCATCCTGTTGACCCTTTTCACGATCTATATCATTGCCGTATTGCAATTCAGCGATGACATCCCCTGTTCTTGTGGCGGGGTACTTGCGGCATTACGATGGGACGACCATATCGTATTCAATGCCATATGTATGGCCTTGGCCCTAACTGCCATCGTCCTTAACAAAAAACAGCATAAAACATCCAATGGATGA
- a CDS encoding RteC domain-containing protein codes for MDHSLTSEALKTEILDIEARVPNIIEAAKKITALCRSQLLELRNHVVHTGFVDEAEEIHFFKHTKQVPLVYLIYYSELLDLELKIPVCGKKARRQWIKAKRKLWSSFLLGHAQFWKYIQLGHTHWDSQYFTRRKKDSLNPTYAHHIAIDPVFTTSHDMLLGQLRAYEKAIGYLGNRRNTLGSGKFRPRLQWSSTKAALTELVYALYHAGAINGGKADVKEIAQTLSSAFNCELGDCYRTYTEICARKKDRTRFLDGMAYTLKAYMDKGNR; via the coding sequence ATGGACCATTCATTGACATCTGAAGCCCTTAAGACCGAGATACTGGACATCGAGGCCCGTGTGCCCAACATTATTGAGGCTGCCAAAAAAATCACAGCCCTCTGTCGTTCCCAGCTCTTGGAGCTAAGAAATCATGTAGTGCACACGGGATTTGTGGATGAGGCCGAGGAAATCCATTTTTTTAAGCATACCAAACAAGTGCCCTTGGTGTATCTGATCTACTATTCGGAACTCTTGGATTTGGAGCTTAAAATTCCTGTATGCGGTAAAAAGGCCCGAAGGCAATGGATCAAAGCAAAACGGAAGCTATGGTCCAGTTTTTTATTGGGACATGCACAGTTCTGGAAGTACATACAATTGGGACATACCCACTGGGATTCGCAGTATTTTACCCGAAGGAAAAAGGATTCCCTCAATCCAACGTATGCCCACCATATCGCTATCGATCCCGTCTTTACAACCTCCCATGATATGCTATTGGGGCAATTGCGGGCCTATGAAAAGGCCATTGGCTATCTTGGGAATAGACGGAACACCCTGGGTTCTGGAAAGTTCCGCCCAAGGCTCCAATGGTCTTCCACCAAGGCGGCCCTCACGGAACTGGTGTATGCCCTCTACCATGCCGGGGCCATCAATGGGGGAAAGGCCGATGTCAAGGAAATTGCCCAGACTTTATCATCGGCGTTCAATTGTGAGCTTGGCGATTGTTACCGCACCTATACCGAGATCTGTGCCCGGAAAAAAGATAGGACACGCTTTCTTGATGGTATGGCCTACACCCTTAAGGCCTATATGGACAAAGGGAATAGGTGA
- a CDS encoding helix-turn-helix domain-containing protein — translation MCFRIILTVLALAPISISSREVDREHSLSLAPQYKPSWVVSGKISYQSSIGYSASHWIRRSPQLRTTGVHFFQSNQVQSQTQGNFTDGKSTFTALYNTLPVDRSQGRYILPCSDSLQWQGLPSKLLWTYLQPTMLHPPWTEDQAMASDTISNKTELHHNTETLTAEILAREETIKLQLVLAALLVALLAFFYVKYRKMQRKLNMILQEGVEPNLNQVTNATAIALEIEPEVVQRILLGLDHWESRQGYLDQGASLFNLAAILETNTSYLSKVVNSYKGQSFPQYLKDLRVTYAINHIKEHPDILTTHSTIQLAERFGFRSVDVFARAMKSKIGLTPGLFFRKVSQKQRHQR, via the coding sequence ATGTGTTTTCGAATCATTTTGACAGTTTTGGCATTGGCCCCCATCTCCATTTCTTCCAGGGAAGTGGACAGGGAACACAGCCTATCGTTGGCGCCACAATACAAACCATCTTGGGTTGTATCCGGGAAGATTTCATACCAGTCCAGTATAGGGTATTCCGCATCCCATTGGATAAGGAGGAGTCCACAGCTAAGGACCACTGGAGTTCACTTTTTTCAAAGCAATCAAGTCCAAAGTCAAACCCAAGGAAATTTTACTGATGGTAAGTCCACGTTCACTGCATTGTACAACACCCTACCTGTGGACCGATCACAAGGTCGGTATATCCTACCATGCAGCGATAGTCTTCAATGGCAGGGCCTTCCATCCAAACTTCTGTGGACTTATTTGCAACCAACCATGCTCCATCCACCATGGACAGAAGATCAAGCCATGGCATCGGATACGATTTCGAATAAAACCGAATTGCACCACAACACGGAGACCCTTACAGCGGAAATTTTGGCACGGGAAGAAACCATAAAACTACAATTGGTTCTCGCTGCCTTACTGGTAGCTTTATTGGCGTTCTTCTATGTCAAATACCGAAAGATGCAACGCAAACTGAACATGATACTCCAGGAAGGTGTGGAACCCAATTTAAACCAAGTGACCAATGCAACTGCCATTGCCTTGGAGATCGAACCGGAAGTCGTGCAACGCATTCTTTTGGGCTTGGACCACTGGGAAAGTAGGCAAGGCTATCTCGATCAGGGAGCCAGCCTATTTAACTTGGCAGCAATTCTGGAAACAAACACCAGCTATCTTTCCAAGGTCGTCAATAGCTATAAGGGCCAGAGCTTCCCACAATACCTCAAGGATTTACGGGTGACCTATGCCATTAACCACATCAAGGAACATCCGGACATCCTAACGACCCATTCCACCATCCAACTGGCGGAACGGTTCGGTTTCCGTTCGGTGGATGTGTTTGCCAGGGCGATGAAATCCAAGATTGGTCTGACCCCCGGTTTGTTTTTCCGTAAAGTTAGCCAAAAACAGCGCCATCAAAGGTAA
- a CDS encoding helix-turn-helix domain-containing protein, giving the protein MPAHIVTQEDLEGFKASLLEEIKDILLQHNRITLDRWIKSNSVMGKLEISPGTLRNLRINGTIPYTKLGGVIYYDQEEIHRILMDNKNFMLNDGS; this is encoded by the coding sequence ATGCCAGCACATATTGTCACACAGGAAGATCTCGAAGGCTTCAAGGCATCCCTTTTGGAAGAGATCAAGGATATCCTATTACAACATAACCGCATCACCCTGGACCGATGGATCAAGTCCAACAGTGTCATGGGGAAATTGGAGATCAGCCCCGGTACCCTCCGGAACCTGCGTATCAATGGGACCATACCCTATACAAAGCTTGGAGGGGTCATCTACTATGATCAGGAGGAGATCCATCGGATTTTGATGGACAACAAGAACTTCATGTTAAACGATGGATCATGA
- a CDS encoding endonuclease/exonuclease/phosphatase family protein, with protein sequence MKIAFYNLQNIFHRPIDLVHRFRAENRARWITEFERLLLQGERSQKDFDRMRVLSHFLGFDDQDFLTHCTIRNAMGQLLVSRGLYKGKAKASHLTDWEGWAKVDSLPIDERAIGNKAKIIQTMDPDILVVTEVESRASLVEFNRYFLSSAATAPYREVVFMGTNDPFGRGMGLLAKARIDLVSIRTRANELDASERPIFDTDLQEYRLRMASGRTFTVLCTHFPDRAADGEAFKERQWVQSKHIAEILAQGECTDMGTILVGTLNAPAYENAISPLIKDSGLTDITRHPSFMGDVDKGRDAEYYRLGAYKMGVNIKQRDYLMLSDGLFDGVEKCGLVRKGMWFKERPQWEMLGSIKSERDAASEHPLLWCQIPI encoded by the coding sequence ATGAAAATCGCCTTTTATAACCTGCAGAACATCTTTCACCGTCCCATTGATCTGGTCCATCGGTTCCGTGCGGAAAACAGGGCCCGTTGGATAACGGAATTTGAGCGACTATTGCTTCAAGGGGAACGTTCACAGAAAGACTTCGACCGGATGCGTGTGCTTTCCCATTTTTTGGGATTTGATGACCAAGATTTTTTAACCCATTGCACCATACGAAATGCCATGGGGCAATTATTGGTCTCAAGAGGGCTGTACAAGGGTAAAGCTAAGGCAAGCCATCTGACCGATTGGGAAGGCTGGGCCAAAGTGGATTCCTTGCCCATCGATGAGCGGGCCATTGGGAACAAGGCCAAGATCATTCAAACGATGGACCCGGATATCTTGGTGGTCACGGAGGTCGAGAGCCGTGCTTCCCTTGTGGAGTTCAACCGATATTTTCTGAGTTCCGCAGCTACTGCTCCCTATCGGGAAGTTGTCTTTATGGGAACCAATGACCCTTTCGGACGCGGTATGGGGCTCTTGGCCAAAGCAAGGATCGACTTGGTTTCGATACGAACCAGGGCCAATGAACTTGATGCTTCGGAAAGGCCCATATTTGATACGGATTTACAGGAGTACAGGCTCAGGATGGCTTCTGGCAGGACCTTTACCGTTCTTTGTACCCATTTTCCAGATCGTGCAGCTGACGGGGAAGCGTTCAAAGAACGCCAATGGGTACAATCCAAACATATTGCAGAAATTCTGGCCCAAGGGGAATGTACCGATATGGGAACGATACTGGTGGGCACCCTTAATGCCCCGGCCTATGAAAATGCCATTTCCCCCCTGATCAAGGACAGTGGGCTGACCGACATTACGCGACATCCCAGTTTTATGGGGGATGTGGATAAGGGCCGGGACGCGGAATACTATCGTTTGGGCGCCTACAAGATGGGGGTCAACATCAAACAACGCGATTACCTCATGTTGTCCGATGGTCTTTTTGATGGGGTTGAAAAATGTGGTTTGGTCAGAAAAGGGATGTGGTTCAAGGAACGCCCGCAATGGGAAATGCTGGGGAGCATCAAAAGTGAACGGGATGCCGCCAGTGAACACCCGCTGCTCTGGTGTCAAATCCCTATATGA
- a CDS encoding DUF6904 family protein: MLYLTPTKRGIGAEIWGTYEDLDALYDVIGTFWNQEQYHNAKGFENRDKLISGFSYEIRKAKEGSRDQRETSHFSPERATHYGTKISWVHFLFSLSAIKYNMQFYPTDKLAISMLLQLEFWLESAMNEFDEIGAKNLVGHIENGLDGANEFSYQYMRSIHIDYVQLGGGKRAFGKLPELLKRGIFFTGEYKEYRDFLEKEAKRLQCSISDLEMDDDHIDYEHLQW; the protein is encoded by the coding sequence ATGTTATACCTAACACCGACCAAAAGAGGAATAGGGGCCGAAATTTGGGGCACCTATGAGGATCTGGATGCTTTATATGATGTGATCGGCACGTTCTGGAACCAAGAGCAATACCATAATGCCAAGGGGTTTGAGAACAGGGACAAGCTCATCAGCGGGTTCTCCTACGAGATAAGGAAGGCAAAGGAGGGCAGTAGGGACCAAAGGGAAACCAGCCATTTTTCTCCGGAACGGGCCACCCATTATGGCACCAAGATCTCTTGGGTCCATTTTCTGTTTTCACTATCGGCCATCAAGTACAATATGCAGTTTTATCCTACGGACAAGTTAGCTATTTCCATGTTGCTACAACTCGAGTTCTGGCTGGAAAGCGCCATGAACGAGTTTGATGAGATCGGAGCCAAAAATTTGGTGGGCCATATCGAGAATGGCCTGGACGGTGCCAACGAGTTCAGTTATCAGTACATGCGGAGTATCCATATAGATTATGTACAGCTTGGTGGAGGGAAAAGGGCCTTTGGAAAACTTCCAGAGCTTCTCAAACGCGGCATTTTCTTTACCGGGGAATACAAGGAATATCGTGATTTTCTGGAAAAGGAGGCCAAACGGCTACAATGCAGTATATCGGACTTGGAGATGGATGACGACCATATCGATTACGAACATTTACAATGGTAA
- a CDS encoding N-acetylmuramoyl-L-alanine amidase family protein — protein sequence MKRRNTLLLLGIFTLLLPNTYGQRNSSHKPIIIIDPGHGGLDSGAIGVNGLSEKELTLKLAEAILRYNKVLLDNRYDMYLTRYSDTLISLGHRTRLAKVLQPDLFISLHCNHADNPKASGLEIYLYNRPISQSHISMAKAMEVYLKTTLGYRSRGVKRANFQVLRDNREVCPALLLELGFLSHSDEAGHLERKENISALGLAILMGIKKMME from the coding sequence ATGAAACGAAGGAACACGTTGCTGCTTTTGGGGATTTTTACCTTGCTCCTGCCCAACACCTATGGGCAAAGGAACAGCTCACACAAACCGATCATCATCATCGACCCAGGCCATGGCGGGCTTGATTCAGGTGCCATTGGGGTCAATGGCCTCAGCGAAAAAGAACTGACCCTGAAATTGGCCGAGGCCATTTTACGGTACAATAAGGTCTTATTGGACAATCGCTATGATATGTATCTCACGCGATATTCAGATACCCTAATATCATTGGGCCATCGCACCCGACTGGCGAAAGTGCTACAACCGGACCTTTTTATTTCCTTGCACTGCAACCATGCCGACAATCCCAAGGCATCGGGATTGGAAATCTATCTATACAACAGACCTATTTCCCAGAGCCATATCAGCATGGCCAAGGCCATGGAAGTCTATCTCAAAACCACATTGGGCTATCGAAGCCGAGGTGTGAAACGGGCCAATTTTCAGGTATTGCGCGACAACAGGGAAGTATGCCCTGCGCTGCTTTTGGAACTCGGTTTTTTGTCCCATTCGGATGAGGCGGGACACTTGGAACGTAAGGAAAACATCAGTGCCTTGGGATTGGCGATCTTAATGGGAATCAAAAAGATGATGGAATGA